The genome window AAAATCAGGCTTTTATTGCGATCAGCGCGATAATCGCAAAATAGTGGCTTCCTACGCAAGCGGGAAGAAGGTATTGGATTGCTTCAGTTACACCGGTGGCTTCACGTTAAACAGCCTTAAAAGTGGTGCAGCTTCAGTTACCTCTGTTGACAGTTCTGTGCTGGCAATTGATACACTGAAGGAAAATGTGCTGTTAAATAATTTCGATACCGGCAAGGTAACTACTATCGCTTCTGACGTAAATAAGCAACTCCGTAAATTCAGGGAAGACGGCGAGTTGTTTGATATTGTTGTGCTCGATCCGCCAAAGTATGCTCCGTCACGGTCCGCTTTGGATAAGGCTTCACGCGCGTACAAGGATCTGAACCGTTTAGGGATGCTGCTGCTGAACAAGGGCGGGCTGCTGGCAACCTATTCCTGCTCTGGTGCCATGAATATGGAAACCTTTAAGCAGGTGCTTGCCTGGGCCGCATTAGATGCCGGCAAGCAGGTGCAGTTTATTAACCAGTTTTGCCAGCCCGAAGATCATCCGGTAAGGTCATCGTTTCCAGAAGGTGAATATTTAAAAGGATTGCTTTGCAGGGTGTTTTGATTTAAGTGTACCGGGTGGAAGCCGGTGATTAGTTAAACCGAAGTTTGAAATTATTTTTCATCTTTTGTCCTTTAAAGGTACTTATCGCGTAAAATACTGATAAGTACCTTTAAAGAGAGCTATTGATAAATTCAGAAATATTTCCGCGCGTCACTGTTTAATCAAAATGTACACCACCGTAACTGGTATTTATAGTTACGCGCGCCTCTGAACTCCCTTTACCCACACGGCCCTTATAATTGCGGGTGGTACCGATATGCTTGCTGCCATCCGGTGGGTTTTTGCTGGTGATAAATACGTTATTATCGTTATAATTGAACCCGCCGTAGCTGGTGGTGATGTCAAAATCAAAGTTACTGGCTGGAGAAATGCCTATTGAGGCGCCCGAATAAGAACTATTAATATTTAATCGCCTCAATGAGCTGGCAACTTCCGCTATTTTGAAACCACCTTCGTAAGACAGGTCAAAATCACCGGAGCCCTTTAACCGGCCTATTTTAAATGAGCCATAACTTAGGTCGGCTTTCAGGTTGTTACATTCCTCAATGTCAACACTGCCATATGAAAAGTCAAGCCGTCCGCCATTTATCGAGCCAATTTTTATGCTGCCATAACTGCCTTCAATTTCATTTGAAGGGTTTGATAAATTTTGCACCGAAGTACTGCCATAGGAGGTGCTTATTTTAACGCGCCCGTCAAGGTCCGGCAATTCAATCGATCCATAACTTGCTTCAACATTTAAATCAGTTTTGGCAGGCATGTAAACTACGTAATTGATGGTCAGCTTTTGTTTTTTGTTTCTTCCGCCAAAATTAAAAAGGCTCCAAAACCCATCGTCATCACGGGAAATATTTGTTTTGAATGATACCTGGTCACCGTTTTTACTGTCGCTGATCTGCACGCCATCTATCAATTTCTGTGCATCGTCATCATTACGGGCTTCGGCTTTTATCTGTACATCAACTTTAACTTCGTGCCTGTCCCAGGTGTTAACCGTAATTTTGCCGTACTGGTTGCTCAACCTTATCCTGTCGTTTGCATCAAGCGGATAGCTTTTGCTAAAGTTTTTAACCTTCAGTGTTTGATTATCGTTTTCGCTTTCGTCCTCATTATCAGAAACGTTAATATCAATCTTATTAAGGAGGTTGCCCAGGTTGAGTTCAACCTTTGGCTCCACGCTCACGTCGTCATCATTATCTGAGTTATTTACACTGACGCTAATGTTCGAGGCCAGGTTGTTTACAGTTGAAGAGATATTCTTTCCCAGGTCTTTCATCCCCGCTTCGAGGCTTTTACCCAGGTTATCCATTTTAGCCTGGAAATCCGCTTCGTCAAAGTTTGTGGTAATGGTCACAACGTGCTTTTGCTTAGCCCTGGTTTTCTTTTGCGCAAAGCCTGATGCATTAATTGCAAATAATGCTATTAACGCAAGTATTGACGGCTTAAATATTTTTGATCTCATTGCTTTGTTGTTTTTTTGTTTGATTCAACTGCTCAATTACGGTTAACTGCTGATTAAGCACCTGTGTCTGGATCTGCAGATTACGGATCATTGCCCGTAAAACGCGCTCCTGGTTAGGGCTGGTGGCTAATTCACCGTTAAGTTTTTTGTAAGTTGAATCCATTTTTGCGATCTCACCGCTAAACTCTTTGTACAGTTGAGGGTCGGCTTTTGACATTAATTTAAGCTCGCTGCGCTTTGTTTCAATTAATGAAGTGTATTGAATTTGTTGTTGCGCATATAACGGGTTTATAGAAGCCAGGTCAATCGGTTTCTTTTCCTGCCCGTGCAGGTAAAATGCAAACCCAATGCCCATTACTACAATAACCGATGCTGCTACCCGCAGCACAAAGCCAAGCGAAAATGTTTTTGCCCCTTTCTTTTTTAGTTCCGTATGCTGTGGGGGTAATTGCTTTTCGATCCTGCTCCACAGGTCTGCTGACGGTTCCAGGTCATCAAATTCCTCCCTGTTTATTTTCATAAATTCCTCTAATCGCTTTCTCATGATGTTATTCCCTTTCTTTTTAAAATTTCCAGAAGTTTCCTTTTCGCCCTTAAGAACTGGGTTCTTGAAGTGTTTTCTGAAATACTCAATATTTGTCCTATTTCTTCGTGGTCGTATCCCTCCAGCAGGTATAATGATATAACTAACCTGTAACCTTCGGGTAATTCTTTCATTGCCTCTTTAACCCGGGCTGCCTGGTATTGTGTTTCTTCTCCATCATCAAATTCTTCGTCAGCAATATTTTCCAGTTGGTCGCCTTCCAGGTCAACCAGATCCAGCTTGCGTTTGCGCAGCAGGTTGATAGACCGGTTAACTACTATTTGTTTAAGCCATAAGCCAAAGGTGGTATCCTGCCTGAAGTCTTTCACCTTACCGAATGCATCAACAAAAGCCTCCTGCAATACATCTTCAGCTTCGGCAATATTCCCCACTATCCTAAAGGCGACGTTTAACATCGCTTTAGAATAAAGTTTGTACAACTCATAACAGGCTTTTTTACTGCCTTGTTTGCACTCAACCACCAGGTTATAATGCTTGTCAATATATACGGCTTCCAAATTTTGATCAGCTTGCATGTTATATGACGCAAAGGTTTTTACAACGTTGCATGCGCGTTGTAATTATTTCATCCCCCCGGGTATTATGTTTCGCTATTGCTATTGAAGGAAAGGATTTGCAGGATAAAACGGGTAAGTTTTATTTAATTTTTTTTTGAACCTGATTTTAAAAAATCATCCACCGCTTTAATCGCCAGGTGATATCTTTCAGGGCCGGTACCTGAAATTAAAACATAGTTGGCTTTTAAAGCGTCTAATTCTCTATACCAAACATCCATAAAATGTTCACGCTTGTGGGGGAAATCACGGAGCGGGTCATCTTCCCAGGGCAAATCAATGTTGAGTAACAGGTATAGATCGTATGTGCGCTTTGGCATCTCTTCCAAAACCTCTTGTGGCGATCTGCCGAAAATTTCATCGCTCCAGATCTTAACCGTAATAAAGGTAGTATCGCAAATAAGTAAGTGGTTTCCGTTGGGTAACAATTCATCTTCCAGTGCAATCTGCCCGTAAAACATATTTATTTCGTCTTGCCAGGTTGGTGGTGCAGTAAGCTTTTCACAATATCCCCGCGCATATTCAGGCACCCAAATGGTATTATAGTGTTTAGCCAGGTAAGCCGACATTGTTGATTTACCGGTAGATTCCGGACCCACAACGGCTATTTTAAGGACGACAGGAGTATCTTTTTTGCTTTCGGAATTTTGCATTCGTAAATTATCAATACCGAAAATATATAATTTTAACAGGAATTGTATAACCCGACGGTCAAATCATTATCCATTTGTTATTATTGCGGGGGCATGTAGGTTAAACGCTTTCTAAAATAGGCGTCCCAACTTTGTTGTTGGACCCGGTTCTGCATGTGCCGGGTATCTGTATCGTAGTCCACGTTTAGTTGCTTGTATTTGGCATCAATCCGGTTAAAAATATTTTGCGCGGCAGACTGGTAGTCAGCATAAAAAACAGTTTTCCCTACGGTTCTTAGCAGTTCCTGCTGCTCCATGTAAGCGATAAGATAATGTCCCTCCTCATGTTTTAAAACTTCGGCAAGCATTTCGTCAGAGGTGATACGCTTTTTATCTATCCATGATACACAATCATTTAAAGTCAGGTTGATATCAAAGTTCAGCAGGTAATAATTTTTTTCCCGGCGGGCCTCGTAACGGAAACTGATAGAGCAATTGGTATAGGCAACGGTATTTAAATCAGTATGCGGAACCCCCTTAAAATCGTTAAGGGTTAGCTGACGGATGGCCTGGGCGGATGCGCTGTTAACAAGCGCAAACCATAATAAAACAAAGCAAGTCAATCTCACAAATCCAAATTTCATCAGCAGGTCAAAGTAAAATTTTACTTTTTGACTTGGGTAGCGTGTATTTGGTTTAACGCCATCATTTCTTTCATAGTTTGCTGCATGGCATCGGTTGACCCGTCAAGAAAGATAACGTTGCCCTGTGAGTTCTCTGCAAAATGTTTGATGGACTCCGTCCACATGGTAAATAGAATAACCGAAGTGTCCATATTGGCATCCTTCATTTCTTTAGCAGCTACTGACATCCCCTTGGCCACCTCTTCGCGGAATAGGGCCACACCCTGCCCCCGCAACTGCGATGCCTGACGTTCTGCTTCTGCTGATATTTTAATGGCATTACCCTCTGCTTCTGCGGCCTTTGTTTTTGTGATCAGCAATGCCTGGCCTTCATTTTCGGCAGCGGCTTTAAGGTTGTTTGAGGCTACTACCTGGCTCATTGATTTCATGATAACGTCATCAAATGTAATATCATTAAGCTGCAGGTCCTGTAGGTGGTAACCCCAGCCTTCCAGTATCACATCCAGTTGTTCTTTAACGTGCTCAACAATATCACGCCTTAGTATCAACACCTCCGACTGGCGTTTGGTGGCCACAAATGCACGGATGGATCCTTCAACGGTGCGGATTAGCGCCTGCATCAGGTTGCGGTCATCAACAAATTTGAACGCTACGTTTTTAATGGTTTCCTCTTGCTGGTCCAGAACCGAATAAAGCAACATTGCCTTAAAATAAACATTAGCCTGATCAAAAGTTACCGCTTGGAATTCCAATTCAACAGAGCGGTTCTGAATAGAGATCTTGGAATAGATGTTTTCAATGAAAGGTATCTTGAAGTTTAAGCCCGGGGTTAATATGCGGCGATACTTGCCAAACACTGTAATTACTACTATAGTGCCTTGTTTAACAGACACAAATGAGGAAAGCACAATAACCAGTAAAATGAAAACTACAATAAAAAAGCCTATCTGTGGGGTCATAGTCAATAAAGTTTAATAATCTAAATGTATGATAAATTATTGGTGTGCTATTTGTTTTTTACAAAATGCTTTTTAAAACAGCATCACAACTATGAACTTAAAACGAACCTTCGGAGCAATACTCACAGTATTAGGTATTATCGGGTTAATTTACACAGGCGTTGGCGTAATTAACCATAATGGCAACATCACCACATTAATAGTGGTGGGCATTATAGCCATACTTTTCTTCTTTACCGGGATTAGTTTGGTACGTACAACCAAAGATGAGGTGTAGCATATTAATAAAACCATTATAATTGATACAGCTAAAAGTACTGATGCATGCCGGAATTACCGGTGCGCATTTTTTTGTCGGTTTAATTAAGCTTGGTTACCAGCCCTTCATCGCTGATGTTTAAACCTGAGGCGGGAAAATCAACGGCGGTAAGTTGTTTAATGCGGATTGCAGCCTTATTTAACGGATCAGGTTCTAATCCTGTTAAATGATCTTGTTTAGCAGATATAATGCGGCCGCTTAAAAATTCACCGGTTTTATTTACGTAAACTTTAAGGATGGGCGCCAGGCCGCAAATACCTGCAACGCTTACGCACTTGTATGTGCAGAAATTACCCAGGCTGTAGGCAATCAATCTATCCTTGTATCTTTCCATGCCGCGGCAAACATGAGGGCCGTTACCAAAAACAAGGTCGGCACCGGCATCAACGGCAGCGTGGGCAAATGCTTTTACATTTCCCCGTTTTTCATTTATGTAAACTTCTGTACTGTCAGGTACGTGTTCATAAGCCAGCCCCTCGCCGCCGCCGTGAAATGATACGATAAGCACATCGCATTTTTGTTTAAGTTTCCTGATGATCCTGCCCGCGTTTTTTAAATCGAGGATGGATAAGGTATAACCGTTAGGGGCAAATGCACAAAAGCCGTAGGTAACCCCATTAATTTTAAATACCGCTGCAGGACGGCTTACCTGCCCGCCATGTTTTATGCCCAGGCTGTCCAAAACCTTCATGGTACTTAGGCGACCGGCATTGTCAAAATCGCCTATATGGTTATTAGCCAGGCTAAGAACGTTAAACCCTGCATCCTTTAAAACTCCCGCGAAATTTACCGGCATTCGGAACAGGTAAGGCGGCCTTAACTGGTGCAGCCTGTAATTGGCAGGTGCGCCGGTATCCAACAGGGTGCCTTCCAGGTTGCCAAAAGTTACATCTGCATTTCGCAGTTCTTTTACTACGTTTTTAAAACTCCCCTTTGCGCTATCGGGCGGCAGCGTTTTATCGTCGGGGTAAGAGGTCCCGAGCATTATATCCCCAACGGCCACAATACATAATGAATCGCGTTGAATGGTATCGCTTTTCACCTTAAGGGTGTCCTGTTGTATTATAGATTTCTTTTCCGGTGGATGATAAACTTCGGGCTGTGGTTTTTGCCGGTATTGGCAGGATGCGAACAGCAAAATTGCTGCAATAAATACAATGCAGTTTTTTAATAAATTCAACAAACTGTTCCTATATAACTTGTTCTTCAATGATATTAACTCCCGTCTTACATGCCAACTAACATAATAATTTTATTGTGGATTGCGCTGCTGTGGGTTAACTTTCCGCTAAACAGGCTTTATAGTTACCCGGGAGGCTCCGTTTTATTCAACAAAAAAATCCTTTCTGGTCAGGAAAGGATTCTAAATTAATTAGGGTTTATAAATTTAGTTATTGTTTGCTGTGCTGTTGTTGTTATCCGAACTCTGTTTTTGAAGCTCTGCTTTGAATGATTCCAGCATGCGGCCTCCGCGGTAAAAGTACCTGCTGTAATATGCGTCGTCAAGGCTGCTGATCGCAACACCCCTTGAAGAGGCATGTGCAAACCTGTTGTTGCCTAAATAAATGCCCACATGCGAAATGCGGCGGCTGTGGATTTTAAAGAAAACCAAATCGCCCTCTTTCAAATCGTCTTTTCTAACCGGGCTAACCATGCTAAAAATATCACGTGAGCTGCGTTGAATATCCATGTTGAATACTTCGCTGTACAGCTCTTTTGTAAATGCTGAACAATCAATACCTCTTCTTGAGCTTCCGCCAAAACGGTACGGTGTACCTATCCAGTCGTAAACAAAATGAAACAATTTCATATTTGATGTAGCTGACATTGCCACACCCATTATTTGAGATAAATAATCTTTTGCTAATGATTCCTGTTCGTCAGGATTTTTTTCGTCCGAAGTTCCTGGACTGTTTTTTGTTTGAGCTTGAGCAACTAATGTGCTGAAAAATAACGCAATAACGATAGTAATTTTCTTCATTTAATCGATTAGTTTGTTGTGTTAGGCAACAACTTGTTTATTAAATTGGACACCCTGTCTATTGTTGGCTACAAAACTATCTAAATTTTTTAAAATTGCAACAGAATGACTGTTTTTTTTCAACATTTGTGTCCGATTGTTAATTGCGAAAGAATTTATTCACAAAATGTCAAATTTTTAAATTTTTAATTGTGAATAATTTCCGGGAATTAGTGTTGTTTTTACACACGGTTTTGTTTTTTGGAGCGGCATTGAGCGGTATATTAAAAATATTACAAATCTTTTTCGCAAAATCGTCGTTTAATCAGCACAATGCAGTTTCTATATTTCATAGATATAATTAGATTTGCGCTTTATAATAATTGATCGTTTATAATACATGAGTTCAATCGAAATAAATAAGGACACCTACCTGATGTGGTACGAGTCAATGCTTTTGATGCGAAAGTTCGAAGAAAAAGCAGGGCAATTATACGGACAGCAAAAAATAAGGGGTTTTTGCCACTTATATATTGGACAGGAAGCCGTGTTGGCCGGAGCAATGTCTGTACTTAAACAAGAGGACAGCATGATAACCGCTTATCGCGATCATGCGCACGCTATTGCCAAAGGCGTTAGCTCAAATGCTATAATGGCCGAACTGTATGGAAAAGCTACCGGATGCTCAAAAGGCAAAGGAGGCTCTATGCACATGTTTGATAAAGAAAAACATTTTTATGGAGGTCACGGCATTGTAGGCGGGCAAGTTCCCCTGGGCGCTGGTATAGCCTTTGCTGAAAAGTATAAAGGGACCGAATTTTTGAACGTTGCTTACATGGGCGACGGTGCTGTGCGCCAGGGTGCACTTACCGAAACTTTCAACATGGCGGCGCTTTGGAAACTGCCGGTAATATTTGTTTGCGAAAACAACGGTTATGCAATGGGTACCTCGTTAGAGCGTACAACAGCACAAACTGACATTTATAAATTAGGCTTGCCTTACGGAATCCCTTCATCACCGGTTGATGGTATGGATCCGGCGGCTGTACATAAAGCGATGGATGAAGCTGCTCAGCGTGCCCGTGCCGGTGAAGGACCAACCTTCCTCGAAATGCGTACCTACCGTTATAAAGGCCACTCCATGTCCGATCCGCAAAAGTATCGTACCAAAGAGGAGCTTGAATCATACAAAGCAAAAGACCCTATTGAGTTAACCCGGCACACCATACTTTCGGAAGGTTACGCTGACGAAAAATGGTTTGAAGAAATTGATGCGAAAATAAAAGCTGAAGTTGACGAGTCGGTAAAATTTGCTGAGGAATCTCCATGGCCTGAGGCGTCAGAGTTATATACTGATGTTTACGTGCAGAAAGATTACCCTTATATAATGAGCTAATCGTTATATTTAAATTGAATTTATAAGAACTATTGAATCAAATAATATATGGCCGAAGTAGTTAAAATGCCTAAAATGAGCGATACCATGACCGAAGGGGTATTGGCAAAGTGGCATAAGAAAGTTGGTGATAAGGTAAAATCAGGCGATGTATTGGCCGAAATTGAAACCGATAAAGCCACCATGGATTTTGAATCGTACCAGGATGGCACCCTGCTTTACATAGGTGTTGAAGAAGGCAAAGCTGTTCCGGTTGATGCACTGATCGCTGTTATAGGAAAAGAAGGTGAAGATTACCAGGCTGCAATAAATGCGGCGGGCAGTGCTGCACCAACTGCTGAAAAGGCAGAAGCCCCTGCTGAAGCAAAAGCACCCGCAGCTGCTGAAGAAAAGAAACCTGCAGCCCCCGTTGAGGCAAAACCTAAAGTTGATAAAAGCAGTATCCCTGCAACGGTGATCCGTATGCCGGCCCTTAGCGATACCATGACGGAAGGCGTTATAAACAAATGGAACTTTAAAGTTGGCGACACTGTAAAAAGTGATGACGCGCTGGCCGATGTAGAAACTGACAAAGCCACCATGGAGGTTGTTGGTTACGAAGCCGGGACGTTATTATATATAGGCCCCAAAGAAGGCGAGGCTGCACCGGTTAATGGCATTATTGCTATTGTTGGTAAAGCCGGCACTGATATTACGCCCCTGCTAACGGATGACGAGGCCGCCCCTGCTGCAAAAGCAGAAGAAGCCCCTGCCGCCGAAGCAGCGAAAGCTGAAGAGTCGGACAGCCCGGCTGATGCTACTTCAACAGATGATAGTCGGGTTAAAGCATCACCGCTTGCCCGCAAAATAGCAAAAGAAAAGGGCATCAGCCTTAATGATGTAAAAGGCAGTGCCGAAGGCGGCCGCATTATTAAGAAAGATGTTGAAGAATACGTACCGGCTGCCAAAGCTGCTGCGCCTGCTGCTGTGGCAAGTGCCGCTCCTTCAGCAACACCTGCACCAGCTGCAAAACCGGCTCCGGCACCATTGGCGCCATACACCGGTGAGGAAAAATATACCGAGAAGCCGGTTAGTCAGATGCGGAAGGTGATCAGCAAGCGCTTAAGCGAAAGCTTGTTTACTGCTCCGCACTTCTACGTAACCATGAGCATTGATATGGACCAGGCTATAGCCGCCCGTACCCGTATTAATGAAGTGGCCCCTGTCAAAATCTCATTTAACGATTTTGTATTGAAAGCTTGCGCCGTGGCCTTAAAACAACACCCCGCTATTAACTCATCATACCTGGGCGATAAGATCCGCACCAACGAGCATGTGCACATTGGTGTTGCCGTTGCTGTTGACGAAGGCTTGCTAGTTCCGGTAGTGCGTTTTGCCGATGGTAAATCATTAAGCCGTATTAGTGCCGAAGTAAAAGACTTTGCACAAAAAGCAAAAGCAAAAAAACTGCAACCCTCAGATTGGGAAGGCTCTACCTTCACGATATCAAACCTTGGTATGTTTGGAGTTGAAGAGTTTACCGCCATTATTAATACACCTGATGCCTGTATCCTTGCCGTTAGCGGCATTCAGCAGGTGCCTGTTGTTAAGAATGGTGCAGTAGTACCGGGTAATGTAATGAAGGTAACCCTAAGCTGCGACCACCGCGTGGTTGACGGTGCAACAGGTGCCGCATTCCTGCAAACACTAAAATCATTACTGGAAGAACCGGTAAGGCTTTTGATATAATTTCAGAATTGGAATTACTGAAAAAGAAAAGCGATGGGAGGAATTTCATCGCTTTTCTTATGAATGACGATATTTACCTTACAATTTACTTCAGAAATGACACTTCGCAAAGCAGAAGCTCTACTAATGGCTATTGAATCTAATTTAGATGGACGAATGAAGTACCAATATGAGGTAATCAAACCGCATGGTTTCAGATTTAGGATAGAGGATTGCATAAGTGGTAAAATAAGTCATTTAGATTTTAATCTTAAGAAAGGTAGAGATGTTGATGTTGAATTTGCCTGCGATGGATTTAGCTTCAACTTCCCGCTGAAAAAAAACGTTGGGAGCATGGTTTTTAACTTAAATGATTTTAGCCTCCTGCTTGAATATGGGATAAAGATTGATGAAAATTCATCGAATCGCGGGTTGGATTTAGACGTTGAATTTTAAAACTTACTGATATAAGAAACCAAATTGTGATGGCTTTGTTTAATAGACCTTGTCCATAGTACTGCAAATACGCTCTCATGCTTTATATCATCATCCTAGTAGTTCTTTTAATAATTACCATTTACCGGCGCAAACGTAAAAGAGTGCTCACCCAGGTTATTCTTACCGATGCGCAAAAGAAGCTGCTGGCAAATGAGGTTGATTTTTATGACCAGCTTTCGGATGCTGACAAGGTTTATTTTGAAGATAAGGTGGAGCAGTTTTTAGACGATGTAAATATTGAAGGCGTAGGCCTGCAGGTAAGTGATCTGGACCGGTTGATGGTAGCCTCAAGTGCGGTGATCCCCATTTTTGGCTTTAAAGACTGGCGCTATCGCAACGTTACCAACGTTTTATTATACCCTGATACCTTTGATAAAGATTACCAATATGAAGCCGCTGATGGCCGGAATATTATGGGGATGGTAGGCTCCGGTTATATGAACGGACAAATGATTTTATCACGAAGCGCACTGGTGAAAGGATTTTCAAAAAGCTCCGGGAAAGAAAATACAGCTATTCATGAATTTGTGCACCTGCTTGATAAAGCTGATGGTGCTACCGATGGCGTTCCTGAAGACTTTTTGCCCTACACTTATGTAAAACCCTGGGTGCACATGATGCACCAGGAAATCCATAAAATTGAAATGGGCCACTCAGACATTGATCCTTATGCAACAACCAATGAGGCTGAATTTTTTGCCGTGGTAGCTGAATATTTTTTTGAAAAACCGGACCAGTTTAAGATAAAGCACCCGGAACTTTATGATACGTTAAGCAGAATCTTCGCGCAAGATCCGGCGAAGGGGTGAAGACTAATGACCCCGCCGCTGTTACAATGATAATAGTGGAATGCGCTAATTCGTAGGTATTAGCCCCTGCAGTTCCTGCCCCTTATATATCATATATAAACCATAACATGATGTGGCCACAGCAATCCCGATTCCTGTAAATGCAGAAACATTGGGTTGGGATAATGTGTGATTTAAGCTAAACGCGATACCTAAAACAGCTATTATAGTGCTCCAGGTTGCAAGGTAGTAATCAATGGTGCGTTTAAATACCCGGGCCAAAGGGTAAAAGTGAAGTCCTACAACCAATGCAATAACCGGGATAGTTAGCTCGGGGTGGCCAATGTTTATTACAACGTTTATGGCAATAAAGATTCCCAACCCCTCTGCACCAAAAACAATCCCGAACCACTTGCCCCTCTTTTTTTCTTCGGCTTTGTCTTCTTCCGATTCAACTTTTGGAAAATGGCCGGCTATCCTGAACAAGGAAATTCCATTAATTACAAAGGCTATGGCCAGCACAGGAAACGGGATCAGGCCCCAGGCATAAGCTGTACCATGCAAGCCACCGTACGCAATACCCGCCCATATAAGGGTAAAACA of Mucilaginibacter xinganensis contains these proteins:
- a CDS encoding M90 family metallopeptidase translates to MLYIIILVVLLIITIYRRKRKRVLTQVILTDAQKKLLANEVDFYDQLSDADKVYFEDKVEQFLDDVNIEGVGLQVSDLDRLMVASSAVIPIFGFKDWRYRNVTNVLLYPDTFDKDYQYEAADGRNIMGMVGSGYMNGQMILSRSALVKGFSKSSGKENTAIHEFVHLLDKADGATDGVPEDFLPYTYVKPWVHMMHQEIHKIEMGHSDIDPYATTNEAEFFAVVAEYFFEKPDQFKIKHPELYDTLSRIFAQDPAKG